TAGTTTTTTACCTGTTTTTTTATTCAAAAATTTTGATTTACTATTTTAATTTTAGAACTATTTTTTTAAAATACTAATTTCTAGCATTATAAAAAAATAAGCTTTTCAATTAAATTCAAAATTAAGTCAGTTTTTTAATTTATAATTTAAAATAAGAAAAAACCCGTAATTTTGCATTATTTTTTTCTAAATTCAACCATCTCCGGAATTTAATTCATTAACAATTCAGTCAATTTCATCTGAATTATTTTTAGAATCTGAACTCAAATCCTTGTTGTTTGTTTGCATTGGTACTGTTTCTTTTTTGCTAGCAAAATCAGTTTGAATTTTTGTGTTTGGTAATTTTTTTTTATTTTTTTGCTTTAATTTAAAAATTTCTTCTAATTCAATATCAACATCTTCCCCTTTTATAATTTTATTTTCTCATAAATCGTCAAGAATTTTTTTCATATAGTTAAAAACTATTTGACTGTTAACCTTATAAGAATACTCAATTACACTGTTAATGGCATAATTTGAAAAATTTTTCTCTTTTTGGTAGGATTCTAAAGAATTTCGCACGCGTGGTCTTATTAATTTTTTTGTAAGATATAAGTGATAATTTTCAAAATTAAGCTCTTCCTTTGCTTTTTTGTTGTCAAAATTTTTATCAATGGCAAGTAAATTAGTGGTTTTTTGATTATTAACATCAAAAACTTCATAAAATTTT
The sequence above is a segment of the Mesomycoplasma flocculare ATCC 27399 genome. Coding sequences within it:
- a CDS encoding DnaD domain protein produces the protein MKLYFVISKFSFTQHDLNNLLYFYLPIIKFNCFALFQYFLSIKNIEEAVNHEFLERIFGISLEDFDKSRWILESLNLIETFYDPKQKKYFINLKIPLNPSQIDKNPYIKQLVSQKITAKTYSSLILRFNSNIKKNNNPQIDTLNFYNLSKKFYEVFDVNNQKTTNLLAIDKNFDNKKAKEELNFENYHLYLTKKLIRPRVRNSLESYQKEKNFSNYAINSVIEYSYKVNSQIVFNYMKKILDDLWENKIIKGEDVDIELEEIFKLKQKNKKKLPNTKIQTDFASKKETVPMQTNNKDLSSDSKNNSDEIDWIVNELNSGDGWI